From the Bombus affinis isolate iyBomAffi1 chromosome 4, iyBomAffi1.2, whole genome shotgun sequence genome, the window ACTTCCTCTATACGTTCCTCCTTCTcatgaatttgaattttcaaattgtgAAGCTCCGCATCTTTGGTGATACTCAATTCGGCCAACCTACGTTCCTTCTCTGCCAGGTCAGAGCTTACTCGAATCAATTCTTCGTCCTTCTGATGCAATTCGTTTTTCATTGTCTGCTCTATCGTAGAAAATTCTTTCAGTTGCTTCTTCAgattttcaatgtccgtatcccTCAATCGTAGttcgtttaaaatattttgattttCCTTGGCTAATCTTTGCTTTATTTCGTCGATCTCCATTTCTTTCTCTCTCAGTTTCTTCTCCAAGAATTCATGAGCCTTCAAACGAACCTGTTCTTTCTCGATACTAAGTTTTTGTATAACTTCTTTAGTTGTTTCCGAGAGCCTCTCAAATTCTTGCAAACGAGAAACTTCTTTCTGCAATCCAACAATTGTTGATTTCAAATGTTGAATTTCCTGTTCCTTACCATATAATTCAGTAGTCAATCTCTGCACCATTTCACGCAATTCAAATTCATCTGATTGAGGCTCCATGCTGGCTTGAAAAGACAATTGAGAGTCTTTCTCAGCTATGACATACTTTAGTTCGTTAATTTCCTGTTCCTTGGCATACAACTCATTCTGAAGCCTAACAATCTGTTCTTGATCTTGAACCGATCTTCGATCTTTGGGATGAAGACTTGCCTCTTCTTTGGAAACAAATTCTTGATTTTGTATCTCTATTCGTTGTTTCAAAGCATCAATTTGTTTTTCCTTATCTTCAGCTCTTATAGTAGCTACTTCCAAAGCAGATTCCAACTCAGCCTTTTCATTATACAGGCAATTGATTCTTTGTTGCATTTCTTGAATTATACTGGGATATGTATTTTCATTTAGAATGTATTTCAAATGCTCAATctcttcttccttcctttccAATTCAACCTGCATGTTATCTATTGTACGCTgtaaattttgttcattattaCCCATTCGAAATACTGGTAAACCATCTATAGTATTAGAAGAGCTCTGTTGGTGTTGACTCTGCTGTACAGTAGTTGATAATCTATCAATTTCCATTTGTTTCTCATTTAACATTTGACTGTTCTTCTCTAATAGAGATACCTTCTCATTCAAACTATGATGAGTTTCTTCTAATGTCTTACGAGTGGCTTCTAATTCCAAATTTAAACTGTTTATTCGTTCTGTTTTCCTTAAGAGCTCATTTTTCAAATCCTCTACGTTTTGTACCTCTGTACGAAGTTtatcaatttcaattttattgttGTCTAAAACTGTCTTCTGCTCTGCGGTTTCCTGAATATGATGCTGCAAAATTGACTCTTTCTCCCTCAAAGTTAATGTCGTACTTTGAACTTCTTGCTCTAAAGTCTGAATACGTAATATGTATTCATTTACGCTGACTGATGCTGCTTCAGATTCATTCAAACGCTTATTCAGTTCTTCAATCGTTTCCATATATCTTTGATTATCCAACGACAAATTCTGAACTCTTGCCTTGCTTTCAGATAACTCTAGTTGTTTCTTAGTCAACTGGTCAGttattgatattaaattaacCTGAATAGATTCTAGACTTGACTCCTTTTCCATTAAATTCTGCTTTAAAAGTTCCAGTTCTTGTTGCAGAGCACGAAACTGGGAAATATTATTCTGTTTTTCAAGTGAATGCTCACTTATAACTTTCTCTGACATCGATAGTCTTTCATTAAGATTTTgtatctgtttttctttttcctcaaTTTCTATTGCATGTTTTTGTACTAACTCTTGAGTAGCTTGACTGACAGTAGCACTGACAGTTTCCATACTCTGTTGCTGAATACATTCATTTTCTTTGTCACTAAGAGATTTCTTCAGAATTTCCAGCTGTTGTTTCTTTTCACTGAGCTCCTGATTCAGACCCTGTATAGTATCCTGCAATTTTAACTTTGCACCTTCATTGTCCGTATACTGTTTTTGAAGTTCCTGCTTCAAGTCCGCCACTTCTTGTATTCTGATATTCAAAAGTTCGATCACTTCCACCATCGACGCATTCATAGAAGATAATTGTTTCTCTGAAGATGTCGTTAAAGCAGTTAGCTTTTCTTCTGCAGATACTTTTTCTTGTAGAACGTCCTGTAATCTTTTCTGTAGTTCGATGGCATTTGATTCGGAGGTTTCGATTTGTTGACGCAAATCGGCTATTTCCATTTCCAATTTACTAGTTTTTTCAAATGCTTCCTCCTTCAAAAAATCAGTATTTTGTCTCATGGCCGTAACTTGATCATTGGCATCCATCAAACTCTGTTCGTACTGCTTCCTCAATAAATCATATTCTTCTCTAGATTTGCTTAACATTCCCTGCAATTCcgaaattcttttatttaaatcGTCTACGATCTGGATAGATTCATTTTCTTCTGCAGTTCGTTTTGATTCTAAAGCAgataatttcatctttaaatcTTCTAAGAAATGTTGAAGTTGCTCATTTTCAGTTGCAAGTGCCTCCATCTCATCCTTAAGATCGTCGATCTCATCCTTATATGTTTTACACAAATTTTCATAATCTGCTTCTTGAACAGATCGCTTTTCTCGAGAACGTTCCTGTGTGGCTGGTTCAGACTCTTTGTTCGAAGAAATGTTTTCATTTTGAGAAATGTCATTTTCGTCTAACTTAACTGCACTTCCCCGTAGTCGTTTGTCAAGAGCCTCGACTTTATCAGATAATTCCTTATTTTGAATACGTAATACTTCCATATCCATGTCCTGTCTTTCTTTCATTTCCATATACCTTTCATTCGCAGAAACTACCACATCTAAACGTTTTATTAAAGCCTCTTTCTCAGCAGCAGTATTTTTCTGTTCTTCTTTAAGCTCTATCAAGGTCTTTTCCAATTTACTAATCTGAGATTTCAATTCTTCCTCTATTGCAGAATCCAATTCATAAAAATCACTTGCTGacttttgtatttttatctGTTGCTGGAGACTCTCCAGCTGTACCTTATACTCCTtcaatttttttatcatttttgcaTTCCTCAATTGAGTAGTCTTACTTTCTTCCATCatcttctccttctccttctctAAATCTTTGATCTGATCCTGAAGATCATCTATTTTGGCTTGTAACTGCATTTCCTTGCTTGGAATCAATGTAGTAGTGAGATGCTGTTCATCAGCTAACTGAGCATCATCCGCATTCCATCCCCAGGTTTCCTCGTCGAGTTTTTCCATCGATCCAGCATCCCATGCTGCTTCCACATCCAAGGAAACCTCCTGCTGAATTTCCTCTGTTGTAACTTTTGTGGTCTCCGGTTCTGTCTGTTGTCCAACAGTAATTTCCTCTAATGGAGTAGATTCTTTTGACGTATCCGTGATGGTAAGCGTTTTATCAGACTGTTTATTCGCCTCTTCCAGAGCTCGAGTAAGGTTTACAACTAGTTCTCTAGCTTCATCTCTCTCGTGCATAGTTTTCTCAACCTCTATCTGCAAGTGTCGTTCAACGTTCATAGAGTCCTTCAATTCTTCCATGGACCTAGACAAGTCATTCACTTGCAGTTGCAACAAATCTCTCTCCTTGGTAAGAATTGATACACGATTTTCCAGCTCTGGTATTAATTCAAGATCAGTAGAATTTTTCAGTTCTGCCTCTAAgttatttatttgtaatttgcaTGAGTCTAAAAGGACTTCTTGTTGGTTTTGATTTTCAACAGTTTTGTTTAATTCTTCCTTCATGGAGATTAAAGTCATGTTTAATTTCTCTATCTGATTATCTTTAGCTAACAATGAATCCTTGAACTTATTTTCCATATCATTTTGCTGTTCCGTCATTTGCGTACTAAGATTATGTAACTCTACATTCAGTGAATcaatctgtttttctttttcagcCAGTACTTCTTTTAACTTTTCCACATTTGCCTCTGCAGCATGTAATTGTTTCTGTGAAACTTCtaattcttcaacacgttgaCTATAATTCTGAGATATCTGTGTTCTCTCTTCAATCATCAATTTCTGCAAATGATTGATCTCTTGAGTTAGATTAGAGCACTGTGCTTCCTTTTCATTTAGTAAAGTCTGCAACCTTCTCACTTCTTTGTTAGTCAAAAGATCAGAATTGGAAGCAGATGACATACCAAAGATTTTAGAAGCATCAAATAATTGGGGAACATTATTCTGAGGAGCACTGTCAAGAACGGGTGACTCTTTCTTTGATTTTTCTATAGATTCTGTATTCCAATTTCTATATGCATCTAACTCCATCTTTAATTCCTCTATTCTCTTTTCACTGGATTCTTTATCGACTTTAAGAGATTCAATTTCTTGTTCCAAACTGTGTCTAGTATCTTGCAACAATTTTTCTGCCATTTCTCTCTGTGCTTCCATTGATTTAAGAGAATCTATTTGAAAGTTCAATTGTTGTTCTAGTTCATCAGCGCGTTTCTGAACAATTTGCATCTTTTGTTGCATGTTTAATAATTCTGTTTCTCGTACTTTGCATTCTTTGGTTAAATCAGAATTTAATAGATCAGCACCCTGCAATCTTTCTGTGTTCTGTTTATTGTCTTCCAATATCTGCTCTGTTCTAACTATCTTCTCTTCCAAAGTAACATTTCTAGATTGCTGTTCTTCAACTTTTCCTATCAATTCTTTATTTTCTCTCAATGTTTCCTCCAATTTTGCTTTCACCTCCTCGTGATTTGCTATCAATGAATTATACTGGAACAAAAGATCATTGTATGGATCTTCCAATGATCTGTTTCTCATACTAGTTTGATTCATCAAATCGTTGAATCTAAGAGATTCTCTCATCTGAACAAAGTTACCAATGGAATTAGCTAATTCATTATCCAAATTCTCAATTTCAGCTTCTCGTTCTTGTAATTTCGCTTCCAATGCTTGCACCAAAGTCTGGCATTGTTCACAATGACTACAATGTTGGACTCCAGTCATTTTTGTATCATCCTCAGTAACTTCTTCTTCCAAAGTTTGAGTGGTTTCCGATGATGTGTTAATAACTGCTTTCTCCATCTGCTCGATTAACAATCTGCGTTCTTCCGACTCTTTTTCAACAGTTTCCAATTTTTCATTAATATGCGCCTGTTTCGACAGTAACAGCCCATTTTGAGCCTTAAGATCATTAATTAATGCAAGCTGGTCAACATACTCTGCTTCCATAACTTGCATTCGTACACTAAGCTCTCTAGCTTTCTCCTTTATGTCCTCTAGCTCCAATTGTTTACGTTCATTTTCTTGAATAACCTGCTGTTTATAAGATTCATATTCCAAGATTATATTCTGTTTGCCTTCTCTTTCTGTTGCAAGTTCTGCTGTAGAAGATTCAATATCTTTACGTAACTTCACAATTTCCTCTTCCATTTCTGTAAGTTGTTGCATAAGGAGAGGCATCTTCTCCTTTGAATTAGTCAAATCATTTGTTAATCTTTCGATATTTTTGGAAGCTTCCGTGGACTCGTTTCTAGCTTGTATTAGTTTCTCTTCTAAATCGGCTATTCTATTATCCTTTTCGCGTATTGCAATCTCCACATCCTGAATTTGCTTGTTTTTAGcttctttttcatctttttcgGTCGTCCACTTCTCTTCGAGCTCGGTAACTCTACTCTCAAGCTCTTGACATACCGCTGTCTTCTTCTTTAGATTAGCGGCAATTTTTTTCATCTTTTCTAGCTGCATTTGTATCTTGTCGTCCGAATCCTTTAACTTTTGCTCCAAATCGGCAACTTTAGCTTCTAAAGCAAGTTTAGCTTCTTCAGTTATATTATGACCAACTagtctttccttttcttctaaTTCACCTTTCAAGATTTCACATTCTTGCATCTTGGCATTCAATTCTTCAATTACATTTTCAAGTCTCTGATTTTGCAGTTGGGTATCTTCAGTATGCTTCACTTTTAATTGTTCTATTTGTTTATATGTGCTTCTTAATTCTGCTTGCACATCATTCACAAATCCTGTATTATTATCTATAATGCTCTGTAATTCCCAAACTTGCCTTTCAGCTTCACTTTTTTCATTCTTAGCTTCCACAATTTGTACTTCTAGATGATCTTTCATTGTAATTAAATCAACAAATTCTCGTTGCTTTTCGACTAATTGATTTTGAATATCGTAATTTTGCTGAGACagattttttactttttccaaTAAATTACTATTTTCTTTCGTGGTTGCATTGATCTTACATTCTAGTTCATCAAGGATCATATTCTTATCTTTCAATTGCTCTAGCAAAGCATCATAATCTTTCATAGGTTTTGATTCCTTTACTTTATTATTCAATTCAATAATGTCTTTTTTCAAAGAatgtatttcttcttctttactTTTCACTAGATTACTAAGATTTGCTACTTCGTTAGATATCGACGTTAGCAATGAATCTTTGTCTTGGATTAACATTTTATAGTTATTAAATTCATCATGTAAACTATCTATCATAatcattttattttgtaattctgCATTTTTAGCTTGTAACTCTTGATTTTTGTCTTCAATAATTGCTTTAAAATTAGCAATTTCATTATCCTTTTCAAAGACAGCTGCAATTTGCTCCTGATGCTTTAATTCAAATGTCGTCGTTGTACTACGTAATTGTTGTTGCAGTGAAATAATTTCTgcatctttcttttccttttcatcTAGCAATATTTTGTATTCGTTTTGCAAAATTTTGAATCCCTCTTCAATGGAAGCTTTTCCTGCTTCTAGTTTCTCCATCTTTTCCTGCATTTCATTGCATTTATATTTCCATTCTTCTAAGgtattaaacatttcttttaatTCATTTTCCAAGCTTTCTGTTTTCTTTCCAGACTTTTCACATTCCATAATCTGTTTACCTTTTTCCTCTAATTCTTCTTCCTTGTTTGCaagctttattttcatttcttcaATTAGGCCTGTTTGTTCTGTGATTAAGCTTTTGCATTTTTCTATCTCATGTTCTAAGGAAGCAACAATCATGGATTCTGTTTGTTGAGACAGGGCATCATCGGATTGtggaatttcaaatatttcctgaCCCGATTTTTGTAAACCAGTGCTATCTTGAACAGCATCTTGTTTTTCTTGATTtagtttttctaatttttcaataAGTTCTAACTTCTCATTATCAGGATCATTTTGCAACATTTGATTCATTTTTAgatgtaatttttctttttctagcaTCACCTCAGTTAAATTATCTTTCAACTTTTGATTAAAACTTTTAAGTTCTGACACCTTCGTAACTacttcttcattttctttcaataATTCTTCTATTTTGGTTCTCAAATCATTGATTTGAAGATCCTGAGTCGTTTCATGCCACTGATCTAATGAATTACGTAATTCTTTTACCTCTTTTTGTAAAAGACTTTTTTCTTCCATTAATATATCAACTTGTGCTTTAAAATCAATTTCTCTAATTGATATCTTAGAAGCTTCAGataatttcgtttcaatttGAGAATCATCATCCAATTTGACAATATTAGACAATGTTTCAATTTGTTTCTGCAATTTACTATTCTCTTCAATAAGATTTGTTATTTGAATTCTGAGACTAGATAATTCTACAGACTGATTATCATTTTCATGTAATAAAGTATCAACTTTTAATTTCAAATCAACGTTTGATTTAGATTCTACATGTTCTAGTTGTTCCTCAAGTTTTGTAAGTTTAATTACAAGTTCGCTATTTTCTTGTGTGAGAAGCTCGATTTTTGTTATACTTTCGTTGTGCTCTGGAATCCGTTCAAAAGATTCTGTCGATCCCGTATCAGAAGATCCTTTCTCTTCCACTCTGCTTAACTTCATCGTTAAATCTGTGTTTTCTTGGGTTAATTGACCAATCTTctttaataattcatttttatccGGGTCATTTATAGATTCTGTAGATTCAGCGtggaaattttctttttcttgaagTTTATTTAATTTAAGGGTTAAATTACTATTTTTCTGTGTCAAATCTTCGACCTTTTTCAATAAATCAGTCTTGTCTAATTCTTGTACAGTTTCGAACGACTCTGTTGACCCACTGTCAGATGTTCCTTTCTCCTCGAGTTTTGATATTCTATTATATAACTCGGTATTTTCTCGTGTTAGGGATGCCACTTGTTTGATCAATTCTGTATGATTAGCTTCCGTTGAAGATTCTAATTTACTTTCATTTTGCAATCTATGCATAGCTTCTAATTGCTCTTCAAGATCTACCACTTTCATTTCTGCAGTTACTCTAAGATTCTCGGATTCTGCATTTTCTGCCTCTAGAGACGAAATTTCCCGCTTCGCCATATGGAGCTCTAAAGTGAAAATCAAATACTCATTATGGAATAATTAAATCTATATTTTATGCcttttaaaatgttttttaaatctggtattcaatattaattttatattcaaattaatacaaaaaaaaaataatacatagattacCTTGCATAAGATCCAATTTTTGATTCTCTAGAGTAGCAATGGCTTCAATTTGCATTTCAATTTCTTTCGTTTGAGCAGAAACTTTACTTTCAAGATCAATAACACGTTCTTGCCAATCTCCTGCTGAGGCTATGCAAATCGTACAACATGCcaatgatgtatgtatataattgaTATTAAATGATAGTAAATGCAAAAGCAAGCAacttaaatattgcattattaCAAGTAAACCCATATT encodes:
- the LOC126915770 gene encoding golgin subfamily B member 1-like isoform X2, whose translation is MWGASEEPPGTTEGEASESMAHAKEKCEQNKSQLESLKEIMLKNKQSLKKKEEEVQEYARRLSKIKSRAKLSRKSRERNLTSTDVTHTSETSLAYTSEESIDDISQAKTAKAKSTLLQKKLAENRKAFEQRNKEIIETKRAVEEKVEAIRQQLEEKDVAVVGFQRDQLSSIAPVKPVMITSDVMSPIQIESIQEKENKIAELTNKILELEATIMDLQENLKEKDSVIESKTKAVTLMSADLSKKGKTTLDTLEDTKDEMRTMQEHFVLLETSLKNKNENLLIQLQERDNKITELENSVDGFKKEINKQKLSESASADFSRSTMDALVETKEAMKSMQENFVLMESSLKAKNENLLQQLKDYELKLAEANERVFKLESGIGIVRDPTVDDLQFKLEKLEHNNKQLQDEKYELQKGVAELQDKIVNISMHGNGAIMEKDNRIVELENLVEELKQSNKLLEEESKAELQNQVADLTLKNEEYSNKITDLENLVHKLEEQKNEIVAKLPEESTIKEGEKVMKLTKELEELNKSMIKIKAQHKSKVKSLQKQLENFKKVSDTNAELVRLGNQVALLEEEKGNLQLSLVDFDELKASAGDWQERVIDLESKVSAQTKEIEMQIEAIATLENQKLDLMQELHMAKREISSLEAENAESENLRVTAEMKVVDLEEQLEAMHRLQNESKLESSTEANHTELIKQVASLTRENTELYNRISKLEEKGTSDSGSTESFETVQELDKTDLLKKVEDLTQKNSNLTLKLNKLQEKENFHAESTESINDPDKNELLKKIGQLTQENTDLTMKLSRVEEKGSSDTGSTESFERIPEHNESITKIELLTQENSELVIKLTKLEEQLEHVESKSNVDLKLKVDTLLHENDNQSVELSSLRIQITNLIEENSKLQKQIETLSNIVKLDDDSQIETKLSEASKISIREIDFKAQVDILMEEKSLLQKEVKELRNSLDQWHETTQDLQINDLRTKIEELLKENEEVVTKVSELKSFNQKLKDNLTEVMLEKEKLHLKMNQMLQNDPDNEKLELIEKLEKLNQEKQDAVQDSTGLQKSGQEIFEIPQSDDALSQQTESMIVASLEHEIEKCKSLITEQTGLIEEMKIKLANKEEELEEKGKQIMECEKSGKKTESLENELKEMFNTLEEWKYKCNEMQEKMEKLEAGKASIEEGFKILQNEYKILLDEKEKKDAEIISLQQQLRSTTTTFELKHQEQIAAVFEKDNEIANFKAIIEDKNQELQAKNAELQNKMIMIDSLHDEFNNYKMLIQDKDSLLTSISNEVANLSNLVKSKEEEIHSLKKDIIELNNKVKESKPMKDYDALLEQLKDKNMILDELECKINATTKENSNLLEKVKNLSQQNYDIQNQLVEKQREFVDLITMKDHLEVQIVEAKNEKSEAERQVWELQSIIDNNTGFVNDVQAELRSTYKQIEQLKVKHTEDTQLQNQRLENVIEELNAKMQECEILKGELEEKERLVGHNITEEAKLALEAKVADLEQKLKDSDDKIQMQLEKMKKIAANLKKKTAVCQELESRVTELEEKWTTEKDEKEAKNKQIQDVEIAIREKDNRIADLEEKLIQARNESTEASKNIERLTNDLTNSKEKMPLLMQQLTEMEEEIVKLRKDIESSTAELATEREGKQNIILEYESYKQQVIQENERKQLELEDIKEKARELSVRMQVMEAEYVDQLALINDLKAQNGLLLSKQAHINEKLETVEKESEERRLLIEQMEKAVINTSSETTQTLEEEVTEDDTKMTGVQHCSHCEQCQTLVQALEAKLQEREAEIENLDNELANSIGNFVQMRESLRFNDLMNQTSMRNRSLEDPYNDLLFQYNSLIANHEEVKAKLEETLRENKELIGKVEEQQSRNVTLEEKIVRTEQILEDNKQNTERLQGADLLNSDLTKECKVRETELLNMQQKMQIVQKRADELEQQLNFQIDSLKSMEAQREMAEKLLQDTRHSLEQEIESLKVDKESSEKRIEELKMELDAYRNWNTESIEKSKKESPVLDSAPQNNVPQLFDASKIFGMSSASNSDLLTNKEVRRLQTLLNEKEAQCSNLTQEINHLQKLMIEERTQISQNYSQRVEELEVSQKQLHAAEANVEKLKEVLAEKEKQIDSLNVELHNLSTQMTEQQNDMENKFKDSLLAKDNQIEKLNMTLISMKEELNKTVENQNQQEVLLDSCKLQINNLEAELKNSTDLELIPELENRVSILTKERDLLQLQVNDLSRSMEELKDSMNVERHLQIEVEKTMHERDEARELVVNLTRALEEANKQSDKTLTITDTSKESTPLEEITVGQQTEPETTKVTTEEIQQEVSLDVEAAWDAGSMEKLDEETWGWNADDAQLADEQHLTTTLIPSKEMQLQAKIDDLQDQIKDLEKEKEKMMEESKTTQLRNAKMIKKLKEYKVQLESLQQQIKIQKSASDFYELDSAIEEELKSQISKLEKTLIELKEEQKNTAAEKEALIKRLDVVVSANERYMEMKERQDMDMEVLRIQNKELSDKVEALDKRLRGSAVKLDENDISQNENISSNKESEPATQERSREKRSVQEADYENLCKTYKDEIDDLKDEMEALATENEQLQHFLEDLKMKLSALESKRTAEENESIQIVDDLNKRISELQGMLSKSREEYDLLRKQYEQSLMDANDQVTAMRQNTDFLKEEAFEKTSKLEMEIADLRQQIETSESNAIELQKRLQDVLQEKVSAEEKLTALTTSSEKQLSSMNASMVEVIELLNIRIQEVADLKQELQKQYTDNEGAKLKLQDTIQGLNQELSEKKQQLEILKKSLSDKENECIQQQSMETVSATVSQATQELVQKHAIEIEEKEKQIQNLNERLSMSEKVISEHSLEKQNNISQFRALQQELELLKQNLMEKESSLESIQVNLISITDQLTKKQLELSESKARVQNLSLDNQRYMETIEELNKRLNESEAASVSVNEYILRIQTLEQEVQSTTLTLREKESILQHHIQETAEQKTVLDNNKIEIDKLRTEVQNVEDLKNELLRKTERINSLNLELEATRKTLEETHHSLNEKVSLLEKNSQMLNEKQMEIDRLSTTVQQSQHQQSSSNTIDGLPVFRMGNNEQNLQRTIDNMQVELERKEEEIEHLKYILNENTYPSIIQEMQQRINCLYNEKAELESALEVATIRAEDKEKQIDALKQRIEIQNQEFVSKEEASLHPKDRRSVQDQEQIVRLQNELYAKEQEINELKYVIAEKDSQLSFQASMEPQSDEFELREMVQRLTTELYGKEQEIQHLKSTIVGLQKEVSRLQEFERLSETTKEVIQKLSIEKEQVRLKAHEFLEKKLREKEMEIDEIKQRLAKENQNILNELRLRDTDIENLKKQLKEFSTIEQTMKNELHQKDEELIRVSSDLAEKERRLAELSITKDAELHNLKIQIHEKEERIEEVLASYDEAGKQLTELKNTLAARETEINSLKTLLEEKVKEYELIRNVLTKDVPATDTSAARSVEASDEENKASTSQELDLALYMLHQRDVRCEELTHELMQLLEERDTLQLRLSNAIRVNEELRKMGSSASSDLSPKREASSSSTVEPIVEHPSPSKSEGPVEIAKEAIDTPIGEDKETLALKLSQLQTVSHAKDVRLRDERELRHTQQMSLLAHKDVLSTLPPEAAARLVNANYTLSRDVQSQSSVLLNWLWGKSTPKVVHM